In Mytilus edulis chromosome 7, xbMytEdul2.2, whole genome shotgun sequence, a single genomic region encodes these proteins:
- the LOC139529890 gene encoding DC-STAMP domain-containing protein 2-like yields MTERKLRMTHADKTPGSLKLQSIKRKADDPPSYNDAIRFKSNHHTFPDKLFKSDRHTFTCLKAIFGIFSGILTGGILFVLLIYSFGFALDIAGYISIGVTALACLGLALSVHVRCIVVLMIPSLFTGRGRVAILAVILGLLLSRPIKNISINTSEVSRSMACSTELFQNQSHSLRQQLQVPIEQIKEALGKQAEDIKRLGTAIDKAIGPIYKALVAVKNGVKLVSGALDTASQECDRVMNGVYYDCVRELNKAYSACKNTLNDVKKYVPGLDLTPICKILDIEQVCVIVKPSFVCSPVKTLDNAAEKLAESAVNLVKEVNKWFQLNIIKKSQIGNVYNASKTAKELIAEVDAALTDKKITFTHIVEIMSKLLALSLLLLLTQSFFYLKNYLAKDEFDNIYITSQFKGYDSETREKGQQGVLPLQKKEKKLYTDSTSFMMSPKERSQSLMGISQLLLHVLLSALIVFLNYVLFYILFLVNRYGQVNVEVTGKSKINLKVRGGQMATLINTFINNINIENTYEASYNTTVCLPSPTPPDATDIPVLCSAYAAALLLVLLQAYGARYNRKICAFYYPEQEKERIAFLQKKILYNRKGRHTFIKQHVTSLKKQKIAEQRMSVKQMLSAICPCFKVEKTDLKFCMNCGANQRSSCTLQACKNMDCDGTYCLECFYDFERICPICRK; encoded by the exons ATG ACAGAAAGGAAACTGAGAATGACACATGCAGACAAAACACCAGGGAGTTTGAAACTTCAATCTATCAAGAGAAAGGCTGACGACCCACCCTCATACAATGATGCCATAAGATTTAAAAGTAACCACCATACATTTCCTGACAAACTATTTAAAAGTGACCGCCATACATTCACCTGCCTAAAGGCTATATTTGGTATCTTCTCTGGAATATTGACAGGTGGAATACTGTTTGTTCTGCTAATCTACAGTTTTGGTTTTGCCTTGGATATAGCTGGGTATATATCTATTGGAGTCACAGCCCTAGCATGTCTAGGTCTAGCACTATCTGTCCATGTCCGCTGTATTGTGGTATTGATGATTCCTAGTCTATTTACTGGTAGAGGAAGGGTAGCCATCTTGGCAGTTATATTGGGACTCCTGTTATCAAGACCAATCAAAAACATCTCTATAAACACTTCAGAAGTGTCAAGAAGTATGGCCTGTAGTACTGAACTCTTTCAGAATCAGTCACACTCTCTCAGACAACAGCTCCAGGTACCAATAGAGCAGATTAAGGAAGCTTTAGGTAAACAGGCAGAGGATATAAAGAGGTTAGGAACAGCAATAGATAAAGCCATAGGACCAATTTATAAAGCTCTTGTTGCTGTTAAAAATGGTGTCAAGTTAGTGAGTGGTGCACTGGATACAGCTTCACAG GAGTGTGATAGAGTAATGAATGGTGTGTATTATGACTGTGTGAGGGAGCTCAACAAAGCATACAGTGCTTGTAAGAATACACTTAATGATGTAAAGAA GTATGTTCCAGGATTAGATTTAACACCTATCTGTAAAATCCTAGATATAGAACAGGTCTGTGTTATAGTCAAACCATCCTTTGTATGTTCACCAGTCAAAACACTTGATAATGCAGCTGAGAAACTAGCCGAATCTGCTGTCAATCTGGTCAAGGAAGTCAATAAATGGTTTCAATTGAACATCATTAAGAAGTCTCAGATTGGCAATGTTTATAATGCTTCTAAAACAGCTAAAGAATTGATAGCGGAGGTTGATGCCGCTCTGACAGACAAGAAAATTACATTTACTCACATCGTGGAAATTATGAGCAAACTTTTAGCTCTTTCCCTTCTGTTGCTCCTAACccaatcatttttttatttgaaaaattatctgGCCAAGGATGAATTTGATAACATTTACATAACTTCCCAGTTTAAGGGTTATGATTCTGAAACACGAGAGAAAGGACAACAGGGTGTGTTACCTCTTCAAAAGAAGGAAAAGAAACTCTACACAGATAGTACATCCTTCATGATGTCTCCAAAAGAAAGAAGTCAGAGTTTGATGGGTATTTCTCAGCTCCTCCTACACGTGTTACTGAGTGCTCTGATTGTGTTCCTTAATTACGTACTGTTCTACATATTGTTCCTTGTAAACAGGTATGGCCAGGTAAATGTAGAGGTCactggaaaaagtaaaataaacctAAAGGTCAGAGGAGGACAAATGGCTACCTTAATCAACActtttataaataacattaacattgAAAACACATACGAAGCTAGCTATAATACAACTGTATGCCTGCCAAGTCCTACACCCCCAGATGCTACGGACATTCCAGTTCTTTGTTCAGCTTATGCAGCTGCTCTTCTCCTGGTTTTACTGCAAGCCTATGGAGCAAGATACAATCGTAAAATATGTGCCTTCTACTATCCTGAACAGGAAAAAGAACGTATTGCTTTTCTGCAGAAGAAAATCCTTTACAACCGCAAGGGAAGGCACACATTCATTAAACAACATGTTACCtcattaaagaaacaaaaaattgCTGAGCAGAGAATGTCTGTAAAACAAATGTTATCTGCAATATGTCCCTGCTTTAAAGTGGAAAAAACAGATCTAAAATTCTGTATGAACTGTGGAGCTAATCAAAGGTCCAGTTGTACATTACAAGCATGTAAAAACATGGACTGTGATGGAACATATTGTTTGGAATGCTTTTATGATTTTGAACGTATTTGTCCTATTTGTAGAAAATGA